Proteins encoded in a region of the Flavobacterium sp. MDT1-60 genome:
- a CDS encoding type IX secretion system membrane protein PorP/SprF, with translation MKKILLFITLFYGFSNLLYSQETTENGVVSFSLPIRNSLKFNRYLINPTFSFVRESNPYISFYNKRQWVQFDDAPNTYLFNYSGRFRENEAFAIGLFQQNYGLMTVFGGVVNFAHNIVLEQDSNLTFGLNVGAYQSGLDKGKIISDDPNILNGDYPSNTMLTVNPGINYGTAFLDFGVSVNNLILYNFGGGMIKEDPERAIELHAMYTGYLDSYGFFDRSKFSGIVKTEIKQDKTVLSGLAMIAIPQGVWAQAGYNTLYGVSAGLGVNISPSIAIEYNYERGMGNFSNLGGSHEFVIAYKFKNKNYYYGDDDEGSLIDPARSKPVIAKKTTTAPVTRVDGAEKAKLAAEAKAKADAEAQQARLAASEKAKADAESARVKLLADNKAKADAAEAQKLKLAADAKAKADAQAAARKTAVAAKPAPQKTAAQLAADKSRADAEAAARKTAVAAKPAPQKTAAQLAADKSRADAEALKIKLAADAKAKADAENAAKAKTASTSAAPQKTQAQLTAEKAKADAEAAAKAKLAADKSKADAEALQVKLAADSKAKADAAEAKRKADAKAKAEAADLQSILAADAKAKADSDAYQAKLAAEAKAKAAADSKTKANIDAANKAKLAAAAKAKAADEAALKEKLAADAKAKADAEARQALIAAEAKAKADAEALKIKLAADAKAKADADVLQAKLAADAKAKADAEALQAKLVADAKAKADAEALQAKLAADAKAKVDAEAQQAKLAAEAKAKADMEALQAKLIADARVKADAEAQQAKLAADAKAKADAEAQQAKLAADAKAKADAEALQAKLAADAKAKADAEAQQAKLAADAKAKADAEAQQAKLAADAKAKADAEAQQAKLAADAKAKADAEAQQAKLAADAKAKADAEAQQAKLAADAKAKADMEALQAKLLADAKLKADAEATAKMKAETEAKQLQLAEEARLAKLAADAKAKADAEALQAKLAADAKTKADADALQAKLAADAKAKADAEALKAKLAADAKAKADAEALQAKLDADAKTKADADALKAKLAADAKAKADAEALKAKLAADAKAKADAEALQAKLDADAKTKADALKAKLAADAKAKADAEALKAKLAADAKAKADAEALQAKLDADAKTKADADALKAKLAADAQAKADAEALQARLAEEAELKAKLAADAKAKADADAAAKLAATPKDDSAKEIEALSKAIEAAIKNQKEVFAQFTATVANKQKDLDDLREENDLSEKGIYREPKPFKSVAAENSQLEAFKLQLAEANKNSKEELVKLTNLYNERLRKVPNKNDALNKAYLEKINELKAAQLKMEQDSAALLANLERIKAETEIEKRRRIKRAAYENDQGRYNQDLAALKRIKETTKVSSTPLTASDFDFGEDQSNMQIIKNIKNSDSGYYMIIAVHSSVEKRDEFLTKAVASGRSDVNFFYNIATSKYYIYYEKFDGLSEATKALEAKGNKPYNGKMAIVKVEN, from the coding sequence ATGAAGAAAATCCTACTATTCATAACTTTATTTTACGGTTTTTCAAATTTACTCTATTCCCAGGAAACTACTGAGAATGGAGTTGTTTCGTTTTCATTACCTATCAGAAATTCATTAAAGTTTAATAGATATTTAATCAACCCAACATTTAGTTTTGTTCGTGAATCGAATCCATATATAAGTTTTTATAATAAGAGACAATGGGTACAATTTGATGATGCACCAAATACTTATTTATTTAATTATTCAGGTCGTTTCAGAGAAAATGAAGCATTTGCTATAGGGTTGTTTCAACAAAATTATGGTCTAATGACCGTTTTTGGAGGAGTTGTCAATTTTGCCCATAATATTGTTTTGGAGCAGGATAGTAATTTAACTTTTGGTTTAAATGTAGGCGCTTATCAAAGTGGTTTAGACAAAGGGAAAATAATATCTGACGATCCAAATATTTTAAATGGAGACTATCCATCAAATACAATGCTGACAGTTAATCCGGGAATTAATTATGGTACTGCATTTCTTGATTTCGGAGTATCGGTAAACAATCTTATTCTGTACAATTTCGGTGGCGGAATGATAAAAGAAGATCCCGAAAGAGCAATTGAACTTCACGCAATGTACACTGGATATCTTGATAGTTACGGTTTTTTTGACAGAAGTAAATTTTCAGGAATTGTAAAAACGGAAATAAAACAAGATAAAACGGTTCTTTCCGGACTTGCTATGATCGCCATTCCACAGGGAGTTTGGGCACAGGCAGGATATAATACTTTATATGGAGTATCAGCAGGACTTGGTGTAAATATTTCGCCAAGTATTGCTATTGAATATAACTACGAAAGAGGAATGGGTAATTTCTCGAATTTGGGCGGTTCACACGAGTTTGTAATTGCTTATAAATTCAAAAATAAAAATTACTATTACGGAGATGACGATGAAGGTTCTCTTATCGATCCGGCCAGATCAAAACCAGTAATCGCTAAAAAAACAACGACTGCACCGGTTACCAGAGTCGATGGTGCTGAAAAAGCAAAATTAGCTGCTGAGGCTAAAGCTAAGGCAGATGCAGAAGCACAACAAGCGAGGTTAGCTGCTTCAGAAAAAGCAAAAGCAGACGCTGAATCTGCAAGGGTAAAATTGTTAGCTGATAATAAGGCGAAAGCCGATGCGGCAGAAGCGCAAAAATTAAAGTTAGCTGCTGACGCCAAAGCAAAAGCTGATGCTCAGGCTGCTGCCAGAAAAACAGCCGTTGCTGCTAAACCTGCACCACAAAAAACAGCGGCACAATTAGCTGCTGATAAATCAAGAGCTGATGCTGAAGCTGCTGCCAGAAAAACAGCCGTTGCAGCTAAGCCTGCACCACAAAAAACAGCGGCACAATTAGCTGCGGACAAATCAAGAGCTGATGCTGAAGCATTAAAAATAAAATTAGCTGCTGATGCGAAGGCTAAGGCCGATGCTGAAAATGCTGCTAAAGCGAAAACAGCAAGCACATCAGCTGCACCACAAAAAACACAAGCACAATTAACTGCTGAAAAAGCTAAGGCAGATGCTGAAGCCGCTGCAAAAGCAAAATTAGCTGCGGACAAATCAAAAGCTGATGCTGAAGCGTTACAGGTTAAGTTAGCTGCCGATTCAAAAGCAAAAGCGGATGCTGCTGAAGCAAAAAGAAAAGCCGATGCAAAAGCAAAAGCTGAAGCTGCGGATTTACAATCAATATTAGCTGCCGACGCAAAAGCTAAAGCTGACTCAGATGCATATCAGGCGAAATTAGCTGCTGAAGCAAAAGCGAAAGCTGCTGCTGACTCAAAAACCAAAGCAAATATTGATGCTGCAAATAAAGCAAAATTAGCTGCTGCTGCAAAAGCAAAAGCTGCTGATGAAGCTGCTCTAAAAGAAAAATTAGCCGCCGATGCCAAAGCTAAAGCTGATGCGGAAGCGAGACAAGCGTTAATCGCTGCTGAGGCAAAAGCGAAAGCTGATGCAGAAGCATTAAAAATAAAATTAGCTGCCGATGCTAAGGCGAAAGCCGATGCAGATGTATTACAGGCAAAATTAGCTGCTGATGCCAAAGCAAAAGCTGACGCAGAAGCTTTACAGGCAAAACTTGTTGCTGACGCCAAAGCAAAAGCCGATGCAGAAGCTTTACAAGCAAAACTTGCTGCTGATGCCAAAGCAAAAGTTGATGCGGAAGCACAACAAGCAAAATTAGCTGCGGAAGCGAAAGCAAAAGCAGATATGGAAGCGTTGCAAGCAAAATTAATTGCCGATGCAAGAGTAAAAGCTGATGCAGAAGCACAACAAGCAAAATTAGCTGCCGATGCGAAAGCAAAAGCTGATGCAGAAGCACAGCAAGCAAAATTAGCTGCCGATGCCAAAGCGAAAGCCGATGCAGAAGCTTTACAGGCAAAACTAGCTGCCGATGCTAAAGCGAAAGCCGATGCAGAAGCACAACAAGCAAAATTAGCTGCCGATGCGAAAGCAAAAGCAGACGCTGAAGCGCAGCAAGCAAAACTAGCTGCTGATGCGAAAGCGAAAGCCGATGCAGAAGCACAACAAGCAAAATTAGCTGCCGATGCCAAAGCGAAAGCCGATGCAGAAGCACAACAAGCAAAATTAGCTGCCGATGCGAAAGCAAAAGCAGACGCTGAAGCGCAGCAAGCAAAACTAGCTGCTGATGCGAAAGCCAAAGCCGATATGGAAGCATTGCAGGCAAAATTACTAGCTGATGCTAAATTAAAAGCTGATGCTGAAGCGACTGCCAAAATGAAAGCTGAAACCGAAGCAAAACAATTACAATTAGCTGAAGAAGCTCGATTGGCTAAATTAGCTGCCGATGCTAAAGCGAAAGCCGATGCGGAAGCTTTACAAGCAAAACTTGCTGCAGATGCTAAAACAAAAGCAGACGCTGATGCTTTACAAGCAAAACTAGCCGCCGATGCCAAAGCAAAAGCTGATGCAGAAGCGTTAAAAGCAAAATTAGCTGCCGATGCTAAAGCGAAAGCCGATGCAGAAGCTTTACAAGCAAAACTTGACGCCGACGCTAAAACAAAAGCAGACGCTGATGCTTTAAAAGCTAAACTAGCCGCCGATGCCAAAGCAAAAGCTGATGCAGAAGCGTTAAAAGCAAAATTAGCTGCCGATGCTAAAGCGAAAGCCGATGCAGAAGCTTTACAAGCAAAACTTGACGCCGACGCTAAAACAAAAGCCGATGCTTTAAAAGCTAAACTAGCCGCCGATGCCAAAGCAAAAGCTGATGCAGAAGCGTTAAAAGCAAAATTAGCTGCCGATGCTAAAGCGAAAGCCGATGCGGAAGCTTTACAAGCAAAACTTGACGCCGACGCTAAAACAAAAGCAGATGCCGATGCTCTAAAAGCAAAACTTGCTGCAGATGCCCAAGCGAAAGCCGATGCAGAAGCCTTACAGGCAAGACTTGCAGAAGAAGCTGAGTTAAAAGCAAAATTGGCGGCAGATGCTAAAGCTAAGGCCGATGCCGATGCAGCAGCAAAATTAGCTGCGACACCAAAAGATGATTCAGCAAAAGAGATCGAGGCTTTATCTAAAGCTATTGAAGCAGCTATAAAAAATCAAAAAGAGGTATTTGCACAGTTTACCGCAACCGTAGCCAATAAACAAAAAGACTTAGATGACTTAAGAGAGGAGAATGATTTAAGTGAAAAAGGTATCTACAGAGAACCGAAACCATTTAAAAGTGTTGCTGCAGAAAACAGTCAGTTAGAGGCTTTCAAATTACAGCTTGCCGAAGCGAATAAAAATTCAAAAGAAGAACTTGTTAAGCTTACTAATTTGTACAATGAAAGACTTAGAAAAGTACCTAATAAAAATGATGCTTTAAACAAAGCTTATCTTGAAAAAATAAATGAGTTAAAAGCAGCTCAGTTAAAAATGGAACAAGACAGTGCTGCTTTATTAGCGAATTTAGAGCGTATTAAGGCTGAAACTGAAATTGAGAAAAGACGTAGAATCAAGCGTGCAGCTTACGAAAATGATCAGGGAAGATATAATCAGGATCTTGCAGCTCTTAAACGTATCAAGGAAACTACAAAAGTAAGTAGCACACCATTGACGGCAAGTGATTTCGATTTTGGTGAAGACCAGTCAAATATGCAGATTATCAAGAATATCAAAAACTCTGATAGCGGATATTATATGATTATTGCCGTTCATAGCAGTGTTGAAAAAAGAGATGAATTCCTGACCAAGGCAGTTGCCTCAGGACGTTCAGATGTTAATTTCTTTTACAATATAGCAACAAGTAAATATTATATCTATTACGAGAAATTTGATGGTTTATCTGAAGCAACTAAGGCATTGGAAGCAAAAGGAAATAAACCATATAATGGCAAAATGGCCATCGTAAAAGTGGAGAATTAA